One region of Lebetimonas natsushimae genomic DNA includes:
- the arsB gene encoding arsenical efflux pump membrane protein ArsB has translation MILALSIFLITLILILWQPKGLQIGTSAIIGATATLILGLVNFNDVIEIIKIVWDATLAFIGIIILSTVLEKNGFFEYTAIKIAKLSRGSGNLLFVNSIILGSIVAAFFANDGAALILTPILLSKLKMLKLNIKTIISFLLAGGFISDAASLPFEFSNLTNIITADYFHIGFIKYFSNMVFPYILSTISSTFILWIFFKKNIPKKININLLPNENSVIKDKKLFKISWFFLGLLLISYFISDIYHIPISFFAFGGAMIFLLISQKIVNTKEIIKTAPWQIIWFSIGLFIIVYGLKNEGLTDYLTVILKEILQINKNLAIIATGFISGILSAVMNNLPTVIIMDISLKSIGNEAMIYANIIGANIGPKMTPFGSLSTLLLLHIAKQKGINITFKEYIKFAIIITPIVLLIVLLTLI, from the coding sequence ATGATTTTAGCACTTTCTATTTTTTTAATTACACTCATTTTAATCCTTTGGCAGCCAAAAGGCTTACAAATTGGCACCAGCGCAATAATTGGAGCAACTGCAACTCTTATTTTAGGATTAGTTAATTTTAATGATGTAATTGAAATCATAAAAATAGTCTGGGATGCTACACTTGCTTTTATTGGAATAATAATTCTCTCAACCGTTTTGGAAAAAAACGGATTTTTTGAATATACTGCAATAAAAATAGCAAAACTATCACGCGGAAGCGGAAATTTACTGTTTGTTAATTCTATAATTTTAGGAAGCATTGTTGCAGCTTTTTTTGCAAATGACGGTGCTGCACTGATTCTAACTCCAATACTTCTTTCAAAACTTAAAATGCTTAAACTCAATATAAAAACAATTATTTCATTTTTACTTGCAGGAGGATTTATAAGCGATGCTGCCTCATTACCATTTGAATTTTCAAATCTGACAAATATAATTACTGCTGATTATTTTCATATAGGATTTATTAAATATTTTTCAAATATGGTTTTTCCGTATATTCTAAGTACAATTTCCTCCACTTTTATTCTTTGGATTTTCTTTAAAAAAAATATCCCAAAAAAAATAAATATCAATCTTTTACCGAATGAAAACAGTGTAATAAAAGATAAAAAATTATTTAAAATTTCCTGGTTTTTTTTAGGTTTATTATTAATTAGCTATTTTATAAGTGATATTTATCACATACCTATATCTTTTTTTGCATTTGGCGGAGCAATGATATTTCTTTTAATTTCTCAAAAAATTGTAAATACAAAAGAAATAATTAAAACAGCACCATGGCAGATTATATGGTTTAGTATCGGGCTTTTTATTATAGTTTATGGTCTTAAAAATGAAGGTCTTACCGATTACCTAACCGTAATATTAAAAGAAATTTTACAAATAAACAAAAATTTAGCAATCATTGCAACCGGATTTATTTCAGGAATTTTAAGTGCAGTAATGAACAATTTACCGACAGTTATAATTATGGATATTTCACTTAAAAGTATAGGAAACGAAGCTATGATTTATGCAAATATAATCGGTGCAAATATTGGTCCTAAAATGACACCTTTTGGAAGTCTGTCAACTTTACTATTACTCCACATAGCTAAACAAAAAGGAATTAATATAACTTTTAAAGAATATATAAAATTCGCAATTATAATTACACCTATAGTACTTTTAATAGTACTTTTGACTTTAATTTAA
- a CDS encoding APC family permease: MKNKAFGLWSAVFLGIGSMVGAGIFIVIGEAGSIAGNIVWLSFVIGGIIALLSGYSLAKLALRYPSRGGIVEYLVQEYDVNIFSGAMSVMFYFAQLIAIAAVAKSFGEYGARLFGYSSTFSINSFALGIIAFFTIINLIGASVVAKSENIIVIIKLSVLVIFTILAFFTIKPEYLSLKNTPPLINIFFAVGLTFFAYQGFSVITNTVEDMENPKKNMLKAMLLAVLIVMVLYVAISIAVLGNLSLDKVIKAKDYALALAAKPLLGELGFKIMAITALISTASAINASLYAATQISYDLAKNGELPKEYEYNVFHSTEGLLISVILIIPLILFLNLTEITTVAALSVLIIQGIVHLGHLKLYHRTDANKYLIFLAFFLMFLVVILTIYYNTKKDISIVWYLTASFIFAFAIEFVLRKITHRKITKQIHNIYKKI; this comes from the coding sequence ATGAAAAATAAAGCTTTTGGGCTTTGGAGTGCGGTATTTTTAGGTATAGGTTCGATGGTTGGAGCTGGTATTTTTATAGTTATAGGAGAAGCAGGAAGCATTGCAGGAAATATTGTATGGCTTTCATTTGTAATAGGCGGAATAATTGCACTTCTTAGCGGTTATTCCCTCGCAAAACTGGCTCTGCGTTATCCATCCCGCGGTGGAATAGTTGAATATTTAGTCCAAGAATATGATGTAAACATATTTTCAGGCGCTATGAGTGTTATGTTTTATTTTGCCCAGCTTATTGCTATTGCAGCTGTTGCTAAAAGTTTTGGGGAATACGGGGCAAGGCTTTTTGGTTATTCATCAACTTTCTCTATTAATTCATTTGCCCTCGGAATTATTGCATTTTTTACAATAATAAATCTGATAGGCGCAAGTGTAGTTGCCAAAAGTGAAAATATAATAGTAATTATTAAACTTTCAGTCCTCGTGATTTTTACTATTTTAGCTTTTTTTACCATAAAGCCAGAATATCTCTCCTTGAAAAATACTCCTCCTCTTATTAATATATTTTTTGCAGTAGGTCTTACTTTTTTTGCATATCAGGGATTTAGTGTAATTACAAATACCGTTGAAGATATGGAAAACCCGAAAAAAAATATGCTAAAAGCAATGCTCTTAGCTGTATTAATAGTAATGGTTTTATATGTGGCAATAAGTATTGCAGTATTAGGAAATTTATCATTAGACAAAGTTATAAAAGCAAAAGATTATGCCCTAGCCCTTGCTGCCAAACCTCTTTTAGGTGAACTTGGATTCAAAATTATGGCAATAACTGCCCTTATTTCCACTGCAAGTGCAATAAACGCTTCTCTATATGCAGCAACCCAGATAAGTTATGATTTGGCAAAAAACGGAGAATTGCCAAAAGAATATGAATATAATGTCTTTCATTCAACCGAAGGACTTTTAATTAGTGTTATTCTAATTATTCCTTTAATTCTGTTTTTAAATTTAACTGAAATTACAACAGTTGCGGCTTTAAGTGTATTAATTATTCAAGGAATTGTCCATTTAGGGCATTTAAAACTTTATCATAGAACTGATGCAAATAAATATTTGATATTTTTAGCATTTTTCTTAATGTTTTTAGTTGTAATACTGACAATTTATTATAATACGAAAAAGGACATCAGTATAGTTTGGTATTTAACAGCTAGCTTTATTTTTGCTTTTGCAATTGAATTTGTTTTAAGAAAAATTACTCACAGAAAAATTACAAAACAAATTCATAATATATATAAGAAGATTTAA
- a CDS encoding MBL fold metallo-hydrolase RNA specificity domain-containing protein: MIVQKQPYEESHGAAKVVTGSMHLLDTIKSRVLIDAGMFQGKDEYKNFEPLGFNPKEVDALFLTHGHLDHVGRIPLLYKYGFEGKVFAHPATFDIAKIVLLDAAKLQEEDYQTKFKKAQRKGKENLIRKPLYTVDDVKKIFKKMKKVKVDYNKPFKFKNLRVTYKDAGHILGSAFIEFDFEEFGIKKRVVFSGDVGNKNNNILPPLQNPSFADALFIESTYGDRLHKSFEESKIEFKKAIIETLMNGGNVMIPTFAIERAQQLLCILKEMSLEKSLPKHAKVFLDSPMASKVTAVYRKWDKLLKKECQKYKNHPFEFKQLRLVKDVEESKKINDIERGAVIIAGSGMCNGGRILHHFKHRIWNPRNAVIFVGYQAVGTLGREIIDGAKYIRIFHEDIIVKSKIYTINGFSAHADQRELLEWMEKYKKLDRVFLIHGEYDKQVIFKSVILNEMNKKAHIVEEGEKIYL; encoded by the coding sequence ATGATAGTACAAAAACAACCTTATGAAGAATCACACGGAGCTGCAAAAGTTGTAACCGGTTCTATGCACCTTCTTGATACAATAAAAAGCAGAGTTTTAATAGATGCAGGAATGTTTCAAGGAAAAGATGAATATAAAAATTTCGAGCCACTCGGATTTAATCCAAAAGAAGTTGATGCCCTATTTCTTACTCATGGACATTTAGACCATGTAGGAAGAATCCCTCTACTTTACAAATATGGATTTGAAGGAAAAGTTTTTGCCCATCCTGCAACATTTGATATTGCAAAGATAGTTTTACTTGATGCTGCGAAACTCCAGGAAGAAGATTATCAGACAAAATTTAAAAAAGCCCAGAGAAAAGGAAAAGAGAATCTAATCAGAAAACCTCTTTACACAGTTGATGATGTAAAAAAAATATTTAAAAAAATGAAAAAAGTAAAAGTTGATTACAACAAACCTTTTAAATTTAAAAATCTAAGAGTTACTTATAAAGATGCCGGACATATATTAGGAAGTGCTTTTATTGAATTTGATTTTGAAGAATTCGGAATTAAAAAAAGAGTGGTTTTCAGTGGAGATGTCGGAAATAAAAATAATAATATTTTACCTCCTCTTCAAAATCCGAGCTTTGCAGATGCTTTATTTATAGAATCAACTTATGGTGACAGACTTCACAAAAGTTTTGAAGAAAGTAAAATCGAATTCAAAAAAGCAATAATCGAAACCCTGATGAACGGTGGAAATGTAATGATTCCGACATTTGCAATTGAAAGAGCCCAGCAGCTTTTATGTATTTTAAAAGAAATGAGTTTGGAAAAATCACTTCCAAAACATGCAAAAGTATTTTTAGATTCCCCAATGGCAAGTAAAGTCACAGCTGTTTACAGAAAGTGGGACAAATTACTAAAAAAAGAATGTCAAAAATATAAAAACCATCCATTTGAATTTAAGCAATTACGACTGGTAAAAGATGTTGAAGAATCAAAAAAAATAAATGATATTGAAAGAGGTGCAGTTATTATTGCCGGAAGCGGAATGTGCAACGGCGGAAGAATTCTTCATCATTTTAAACACAGAATCTGGAATCCTAGAAATGCGGTTATTTTTGTCGGATATCAGGCTGTTGGCACACTTGGAAGAGAAATAATTGACGGGGCAAAATATATAAGAATATTTCACGAAGATATAATTGTAAAAAGTAAAATTTATACAATTAACGGATTTTCAGCACATGCAGACCAAAGGGAATTGTTAGAATGGATGGAAAAATATAAAAAACTTGACAGAGTGTTTTTAATTCACGGAGAATATGACAAGCAGGTAATTTTTAAATCTGTAATATTAAACGAAATGAATAAAAAAGCCCATATTGTAGAAGAAGGGGAAAAAATATATCTATGA
- the ppsA gene encoding phosphoenolpyruvate synthase, giving the protein MSKFIKWFKEIGIKDVDEVGGKNASLGEMYNHLTPLGVNVPNGFAVTATAYKHYLDKNNLWESLKHLFENFNPDDIDELKRVGKTARELIMKAEIPEDLKNEILDNYHKLQVEYGKDVSLAVRSSATAEDSPTASFAGQNETYLNIKGDENVLWAYKMCIASNFTDRSISYKYTHNFNPLKVYLSVTIMKMVRSDLGSSGVMFSLDTETGFRDVVFINAAWGLGENVVQGTINPDSFFVHKPTFKKGYRAVLKRKLGDKEKMMVFSDTLNQANLAEQFTKNLKTPIEKRMRFAISDEDVLTLADWAIKIEEHYSEVNGHYTPMDMEWAKDGIDNRLYMVQARPETVHSQEKVTEFEIYKLLEKGKVLLTGNAVGEKIGAGKVCIMHSMAEAEKFNEGDVLVAPTTSPDWEPVMKKASAIVTETGGRTCHAAIVSRELGKPAVVGAKNATRILKDGQPVTVSCAEGEVGKVYDGILKYEIEKIDISKLPRPKTKIMMNLGNPELAFSLAKLPVDGIGLARMEFIITNYIKAHPMAIKHPEMLSETEKALIDELAFPFDGDAEDFFVKTLSEGAATLAASVYPKKCIVRMSDFKSNEYANLLGGRHFEPVEDNPMLGFRGAARYTHPNYKEGFELECKAMKRAIEKMGFDNIVLMIPFCRRIDEAKRVKETLIENGLGDVEVYMMCEIPNNVILIDKFLEIYDGISIGTNDLTQLTLGVDRDSEIVAFDYDERDEGVKTMVKMAVEGAKRANKYNGLCGQAPSDHPDFAEFLVKIGIESMSLNPDSVLKIIKDIAEMENK; this is encoded by the coding sequence ATGAGTAAATTTATAAAATGGTTTAAAGAAATCGGGATAAAAGATGTGGATGAAGTCGGGGGTAAAAATGCAAGTTTAGGTGAAATGTATAATCACTTAACTCCTCTTGGAGTAAATGTTCCAAACGGATTTGCAGTAACCGCTACAGCTTATAAACATTATTTGGATAAAAATAATTTATGGGAATCACTAAAACATTTATTTGAAAATTTTAATCCTGATGATATAGATGAACTTAAAAGAGTTGGAAAAACTGCAAGAGAACTTATAATGAAAGCTGAAATTCCTGAGGATTTAAAAAACGAAATTTTAGATAATTATCATAAACTCCAAGTTGAATACGGTAAAGATGTGAGTTTGGCAGTTAGAAGTTCGGCTACTGCTGAGGATAGCCCGACAGCTTCATTTGCAGGACAAAATGAAACATACTTAAATATTAAAGGTGATGAAAATGTTTTATGGGCTTATAAAATGTGTATCGCTTCTAATTTTACAGACAGAAGTATCAGTTATAAATATACCCATAACTTTAACCCGCTTAAAGTTTATCTCTCAGTTACAATTATGAAAATGGTAAGAAGCGACCTTGGAAGCAGTGGTGTTATGTTTTCACTTGATACAGAAACAGGGTTTAGAGATGTTGTATTTATAAATGCAGCCTGGGGACTTGGGGAAAACGTAGTTCAGGGAACTATTAATCCTGATAGCTTTTTTGTACATAAACCAACTTTTAAAAAAGGATATAGAGCCGTTTTAAAAAGAAAACTTGGCGATAAAGAAAAAATGATGGTCTTCAGTGACACCCTAAATCAGGCCAATCTTGCAGAACAGTTTACAAAAAACCTTAAAACCCCTATTGAAAAAAGAATGAGATTTGCAATATCTGATGAAGATGTTTTAACATTAGCAGACTGGGCTATAAAAATAGAAGAGCACTATTCCGAAGTAAACGGTCATTATACTCCTATGGATATGGAATGGGCAAAAGACGGGATTGATAATAGATTATATATGGTTCAGGCAAGACCTGAGACAGTCCATTCACAAGAAAAAGTTACTGAATTTGAAATTTATAAACTTCTTGAAAAAGGAAAAGTTCTTCTTACAGGAAATGCAGTAGGTGAAAAAATCGGGGCTGGAAAAGTTTGTATTATGCATTCTATGGCCGAAGCTGAAAAATTCAATGAAGGTGATGTACTTGTAGCCCCTACCACTTCTCCAGACTGGGAACCTGTAATGAAAAAAGCAAGCGCAATTGTAACAGAAACAGGAGGTAGGACCTGTCATGCGGCAATTGTAAGTAGGGAACTTGGGAAACCGGCAGTTGTTGGGGCAAAAAATGCCACAAGAATATTAAAAGATGGACAGCCTGTCACTGTCAGCTGTGCCGAGGGGGAAGTTGGAAAGGTTTATGATGGAATATTAAAATATGAAATTGAAAAAATAGATATTTCAAAACTTCCACGTCCTAAAACAAAAATTATGATGAACCTCGGAAATCCAGAACTTGCCTTTTCACTTGCAAAACTCCCTGTTGATGGTATAGGACTTGCCAGAATGGAATTTATTATTACAAATTACATCAAAGCCCACCCTATGGCTATAAAACATCCTGAAATGCTAAGTGAAACTGAAAAGGCATTGATTGATGAGCTTGCTTTTCCGTTTGACGGAGATGCGGAAGACTTTTTTGTAAAAACACTAAGCGAAGGTGCAGCTACTCTTGCAGCCAGCGTATATCCGAAAAAATGTATTGTAAGAATGAGTGATTTTAAATCAAATGAATATGCAAATTTACTTGGTGGAAGACATTTTGAGCCAGTTGAAGATAACCCGATGCTAGGTTTCCGTGGAGCTGCAAGATACACACATCCAAACTATAAAGAAGGATTTGAGCTTGAATGTAAAGCCATGAAAAGAGCTATTGAGAAAATGGGATTTGATAATATTGTCTTAATGATTCCATTTTGCAGAAGAATAGATGAAGCGAAAAGAGTAAAAGAGACTTTAATAGAAAACGGTCTAGGAGATGTTGAGGTTTATATGATGTGTGAAATTCCAAACAATGTAATTTTAATAGATAAATTCCTTGAAATTTATGATGGAATCAGTATTGGTACAAATGACTTAACACAACTTACTCTTGGAGTAGATAGAGACAGTGAAATAGTAGCATTTGATTATGATGAAAGAGATGAAGGTGTAAAAACCATGGTAAAAATGGCTGTTGAAGGTGCTAAAAGAGCTAATAAATATAACGGACTTTGCGGTCAAGCCCCAAGTGATCATCCTGATTTTGCCGAATTTTTGGTTAAAATTGGAATTGAAAGTATGAGCCTAAATCCTGACAGTGTATTAAAAATCATAAAAGATATAGCTGAAATGGAAAACAAATGA